Proteins co-encoded in one Bos taurus isolate L1 Dominette 01449 registration number 42190680 breed Hereford chromosome X, ARS-UCD2.0, whole genome shotgun sequence genomic window:
- the LOC782159 gene encoding melanoma-associated antigen B4, which translates to MPRRHKSKSHARGKRHQVRGDTQEAQASAAEAPKEECPSSHSTAPQGSLPSSPAAGNHQQLQGAMVPSSPDAGPSCAGSDAGAQGPEEGSAGASQAAPRKDLLARKARILVEFLLEKYTKKEPITQNALMKIVSRKYRQHFSEILSTVRERMELVFGLEMKEVDGRGNIYTLIRKLSLGGNDCPRDEGALPKSRLLMVLLGVIFMNGNRATEEKIWEFLSMLGVYAGRRHCIFGEPRRLITKDLVQKEYLNYHRVPNSDPPRYEFLWGPRACVETSKMKVLEALAKFHGRVPSSFPDLYDEALRDQAERAGLRGAAGARSKAEASAPSRASSHI; encoded by the coding sequence ATGCCTCGGAGGCACAAGAGCAAGTCCCATGCCCGTGGGAAACGCCACCAGGTCCGGGGGGACACTCAGGAGGCCCAGGCCAGTGCTGCTGAAGCCCCAAAGGAGGAGTGCCCCTCCTCCCACTCTACTGCCCCTCAGGGTTCTCTCCCGAGCTCCCCTGCTGCTGGCAATCACCAGCAGCTTCAGGGAGCCATGGTCCCTAGCTCTCCTGATGCAGGGCCTTCATGTGCAGGATCTGATGCAGGTGCCCAGGGCCCCGAGGAGGGAAGTGCAGGTGCCTCCCAGGCAGCCCCTCGCAAAGATCTTCTGGCCAGGAAGGCCAGGATACTCGTGGAGTTCCTGCTGGAGAAGTACACCAAGAAGGAGCCCATCACGCAGAACGCCCTGATGAAAATCGTCAGCAGGAAGTACAGGCAGCACTTCTCTGAGATCCTCAGTACAGTCCGTGAGCGCATGGAGCTGGTCTTTGGCCTGGAGATGAAGGAAGTCGACGGTAGAGGGAACATCTACACCCTGATCAGGAAGCTCAGCCTCGGGGGAAACGATTGTCCGCGTGATGAGGGAGCGCTGCCCAAGTCCCGTCTCCTCATGGTGCTGCTGGGGGTCATCTTCATGAATGGTAACCGCGCCACTGAGGAGAAGATCTGGGAATTCCTCAGTATGTTGGGGGTCTATGCTGGGAGGAGGCACTGCATCTTTGGGGAGCCCAGAAGGCTCATCACCAAAGATCTGGTGCAGAAGGAGTACCTGAACTACCACCGGGTACCCAATAGTGATCCTCCGCGCTACGAGTTCCTGTGGGGCCCGAGAGCTTGTGTTGAGACCAGTAAGATGAAGGTGCTGGAGGCTCTAGCCAAGTTCCACGGTAGGGTCCCTAGTTCCTTCCCAGACCTCTATGACGAGGCTCTGAGAGATCAGGCGGAGAGAGCAGGGCTGAGAGGTGCGGCCGGGGCTCGAAGCAAGGCTGAGGCCAGTGCCCCTTCCAGGGCCTCCTCCCACATCTag